The Deinococcus sedimenti genome segment GGAGCACCGCTTCCTCCATCTGGATGCTGCTGCGAGCCGGTCAGGACCAGAGGACCGGGCGCCGGATGACAGTGGGGGCCTTCCCGGACTCTCTGGGTGGGCGGGGTACGGCTGGAGGTCCGGCGCCCCGCCCGCCTGTCTAGGGGGGACTGGAGTGGTGACGGGTGGCCGGGTCACGATGCGTGACGTTTCACACAAGTCACTGAACTGCGGTCCCGCCGACGGGACTCCGCGCGTGCCGGGCGGTCTGTCGTCCACTCATTGGAACCGTTTCCATTTGTGGTCTCCGAACCCCGATCCGGCCCTCCTGCTGACCGGCCCACCCGGAGGTTTCCCATGCCCCGACGTCTTCCCCTCGCCGCCCTGCTCCTCCTGCCGCTGGCCCTGGGTGCCTGCGCCCCCGCACCCACCCCGTTCCCCCAGGCGACCCTGAAGCCCGCCGCCACCGCCACCCTGACCGTGCACTTCCGCAAACCCAACACCTGGCGCAGCGTGAATGTCCACTACTGGAACGCCACCACCGCCACGGGCACGGTCAGCACCACCTGGCCCGGCGTGCCCGCCACCGACGACGGCGACGGCTGGTCCACCTTCACCATCCCCGCCACGAGCGCCAACCTGCTGTTCGTCGACCCGACCAACACCACCCTGAAAACCCCGGACCTGACCCGCAGCGCGGAAGGCTGGTACGCGACCGGCACCTGGAGCGCCACCCGGCCCGCCAGCACGGGCTTCACCGTGCACGTCAGGCGGCCGAGCGGCTGGACCAAGGCGAACATCCACTACTGGAACGTCACGTCCACACCCGCCACGCCGAACACCACCTTCCCCGGCCTCACCATGACCGACGAAGGCAACGGCTGGTCCCGGTACTCGTTCACGGACACCGCGGCCACCAACCTGCTGTTCGTGAACCCGGCGAACACCGCCCAGAAGACCGCCGACCTGACCCGCGCGAGAGACGGCTGGTTCGACCCCGCCACCGGCACCTGGAGCGACGTGAACCCCACGTGCAGCGCCGTCCCGGCCCCGACGGCCCTGACCGCCCAGAGTGGTAACGCCCAGGTGACCCTGACCTGGACCGCCCCGGTCGGCTGCGCGGTTAGCGGCTACCGCGTGTACCGCAAGCTGAGCAGCGACGCGGCGTACACCCTGCTGACCAGTGCGCCGGTCACCGCCACCAGTTACGCGGCGACCGGCCTGACGAACGGCGCGGCGTACACCTTCAAGGTCGTTAGCGTGAACTCCACCGGGGCCGAGAGCACCGGCGTGACCACCACGGCCACGCCCGCCGTCACGACCAGCCTGACCGTGCACGTCAAGAAACCGGCGGCTTGGAGCAGCGTGAACATCCACTACTGGAACGCCGTGGGCGGCGCGACCACCAGCACCACCTGGCCCGGCGTGGCCATGACGGCCGAGGGGAACGGCTGGTACCGCTACGCCCTGAGCGGCGCGACCAGTGCCAACCTGCTGTTCGTGGACCCCGCCAACACCGCGCAGAAGACCCCGGACCTGACCCGCGCCAAAGAAGGCTGGTACGACCCGGCCAGCGGGACCTGGAGTGACACCGACCCGAATGCCGCCTGCGCGACCACGCCCGCTCCAGCCAACCTCAGCGCCGCCCCCGGCGACACGCAGGTGTTCCTGGGCTGGACGGCCCCGGCGGGCTGCGCGGTCAGCGGCCACCGCGTGTACCGCAAACTGAGCAGTGACGCGACCTACACCCTGCTGACCACGGCGCCCATCACGGCCACCAGTTACGCGGCGACCGGCCTGACGAACGGCGCGGCGTACACCTTCAAGGTTGTCAGCGTGAACGCAGCCGGTGCGGAAAGTGCCGCCGTGACGGCGACCGCCACGCCCAGCGCCGCGCCCGTCGCCAGCCGCACCGGGGACTTCCGCGAGGACAGCATCTACTTCGTGATCACGTCCCGCTTCAACGACGGGGACAGCAGCAACAACGTCGCCTGCTGGGACGACGCGCAGGCCGGGAATCCCGCCAGTGACACCTGCTGGCGCGGCGACTTCAAGGGCCTGATCGACAAACTCGACTACATCAAGGCGCTGGGCTTCAGCGCCGTGTGGATCACGCCCGTCGTGAAGAACGCCAGCGGGTACGACTACCACGGGTACCACGCCATCAACCACCGCGAGGTCGACCCGCGCTACCTGTCGAGCGGCGTGACCTTCAAGACCCTGATCGACGAGGTGCACAAGCGCGGCATGAAGATCGTGCAGGACATCGTCCTGAACCACACCAGCAACTTCGGCGAGGAGAACCTGTTCCCACTGTTCAAGAAAGACCCCACCAAACCCGACACCGCGCAGAACCTCCTGAACATCGCCCCGCCCGGCGTGCTGCCGGGCACCTACGCCACCATGACCCCGGCGCAGCAGTACCAGGCGCGCATCACCGCCATGAAAAGCGACAGCACCGACCCCAGCGGCCTGTATCACCACGAGGCGTCGCTGTCGTGGGAGAGCTACACCGTGCAGACCGGCCAGATCGCCGGGGACTGCGTGGACCTGAACACCGATAACCCCACCGTTTACAACTACCTCGTGAACGCCTACAACACGTACATCGACCTGGGTGTGGACGCCTTCCGCATCGACACCACCAAGCACATCTCCCGCCTGACCTTCAACAAGGTCTTCAACGACGCCTTCAAAGCGCGCGGCGGG includes the following:
- a CDS encoding starch-binding protein yields the protein MPRRLPLAALLLLPLALGACAPAPTPFPQATLKPAATATLTVHFRKPNTWRSVNVHYWNATTATGTVSTTWPGVPATDDGDGWSTFTIPATSANLLFVDPTNTTLKTPDLTRSAEGWYATGTWSATRPASTGFTVHVRRPSGWTKANIHYWNVTSTPATPNTTFPGLTMTDEGNGWSRYSFTDTAATNLLFVNPANTAQKTADLTRARDGWFDPATGTWSDVNPTCSAVPAPTALTAQSGNAQVTLTWTAPVGCAVSGYRVYRKLSSDAAYTLLTSAPVTATSYAATGLTNGAAYTFKVVSVNSTGAESTGVTTTATPAVTTSLTVHVKKPAAWSSVNIHYWNAVGGATTSTTWPGVAMTAEGNGWYRYALSGATSANLLFVDPANTAQKTPDLTRAKEGWYDPASGTWSDTDPNAACATTPAPANLSAAPGDTQVFLGWTAPAGCAVSGHRVYRKLSSDATYTLLTTAPITATSYAATGLTNGAAYTFKVVSVNAAGAESAAVTATATPSAAPVASRTGDFREDSIYFVITSRFNDGDSSNNVACWDDAQAGNPASDTCWRGDFKGLIDKLDYIKALGFSAVWITPVVKNASGYDYHGYHAINHREVDPRYLSSGVTFKTLIDEVHKRGMKIVQDIVLNHTSNFGEENLFPLFKKDPTKPDTAQNLLNIAPPGVLPGTYATMTPAQQYQARITAMKSDSTDPSGLYHHEASLSWESYTVQTGQIAGDCVDLNTDNPTVYNYLVNAYNTYIDLGVDAFRIDTTKHISRLTFNKVFNDAFKARGGKNFFLFGEVATRYRQVWNSGIPAVSTPFYTWKDRAPYPWSSTDRRVNEAATLQNWNDNLDVATQPSSSNHLLSGNTYRAPDTSLASGLNVIDFPMHWNFANARDAFGVAVGGDSTYNDATWNVTYVDSHDYAPDGAPEHQRFALGQDVWAENLSLMFTFRGIPTLFYGSETEFQKGKVIDPGPNAPLSTTGRAYYGAALQGTVTTTGFGKYSGATGTVGQTLDAPLAQHVRQLNLIRRAVPALQKGQYSTRDVSGSAMAFRRRYTDATTDSFALVAVSGDATFTNVPNGTYVDAVTGDTRTVTGGTLSMNAAGKGNLRVYVLSTAQTPAPGKMMDRAGLTYLK